A window of the Myxococcales bacterium genome harbors these coding sequences:
- a CDS encoding extracellular solute-binding protein — MKTLGVLVVAALAVTGCRRDDAAVTLWHAYDKDERAALEALAADWNEAHPERRLELVAMPYDGFGDKLGSAIPNGNGPDLFIYSQDRLGDWTAAGVLEPIEFWIDDATAARYTPEALAGLAYHDALWGLPVAVKSLALFVRTDLVPVPPRTTDELFAMAPALTARGIFALAYPVDDLYAHAAWLHGFGGRAMDGDQPTIATAPAVAAAAFARELVDRKVVPKDADGALTATLFAEGKAAMAMSGPWFIADIPEGVPYTITTLPIVSATGEAAAPFLGTEGVMMSARARDKDAAIAVALALTSDDAAASRARRAGQVVPNPGAYQGELADDATLASFRRQLAHTVPMPVSPAMRAVWTPYKNALGQIVTGAASPSAALERAAKDIATYSRTEAPK, encoded by the coding sequence ATGAAGACGCTCGGCGTGCTGGTGGTCGCGGCGCTGGCCGTGACCGGGTGCCGTCGCGACGACGCGGCGGTGACCCTGTGGCACGCCTACGACAAGGACGAGCGGGCCGCGCTCGAGGCCCTGGCCGCCGACTGGAACGAGGCCCACCCCGAGCGCCGCCTCGAGCTGGTGGCGATGCCGTACGACGGGTTCGGCGACAAGCTCGGCAGCGCGATCCCCAACGGCAACGGCCCCGACCTGTTCATCTACTCGCAGGATCGCCTGGGCGACTGGACCGCGGCCGGCGTGCTCGAGCCGATCGAGTTCTGGATCGACGACGCCACCGCCGCGCGGTACACGCCCGAGGCGCTGGCGGGCCTGGCCTACCACGACGCGCTCTGGGGCCTCCCGGTCGCGGTCAAGTCGCTGGCGCTGTTCGTCCGCACCGACCTGGTGCCGGTGCCGCCGCGCACGACCGACGAGCTGTTCGCGATGGCCCCGGCGCTGACCGCGCGCGGCATCTTCGCGCTGGCCTACCCGGTCGACGATCTCTACGCCCACGCGGCGTGGCTGCACGGCTTCGGCGGCCGCGCGATGGACGGCGATCAGCCGACGATCGCGACCGCGCCGGCGGTGGCGGCCGCGGCGTTCGCGCGCGAGCTGGTCGACCGCAAGGTCGTGCCGAAAGACGCCGACGGCGCGTTGACCGCGACCCTGTTCGCCGAGGGCAAGGCGGCGATGGCGATGTCGGGGCCGTGGTTCATCGCCGACATCCCCGAAGGAGTCCCGTACACGATCACGACGCTGCCGATCGTCAGCGCCACCGGGGAGGCGGCCGCGCCGTTCCTCGGCACCGAGGGCGTCATGATGAGCGCCCGCGCCCGCGACAAGGACGCGGCGATCGCCGTGGCGCTGGCGCTGACCAGCGACGACGCCGCCGCCAGCCGCGCCCGCCGGGCCGGCCAGGTCGTGCCCAACCCCGGCGCGTACCAGGGCGAGCTCGCCGACGACGCCACGCTCGCGAGCTTCCGGCGCCAGCTCGCGCACACCGTGCCGATGCCGGTGTCCCCGGCGATGCGGGCGGTCTGGACCCCGTACAAGAACGCGCTCGGCCAGATCGTGACCGGCGCGGCGTCGCCGTCGGCCGCGCTCGAGCGCGCCGCCAAGGACATCGCCACCTACTCGCGCACCGAGGCCCCGAAGTGA
- a CDS encoding protein kinase, producing MAADSLGQEPTVLASGVPLVDGEVIAAGTHAGDYVIERTIGAGGMGEVYAGRHPVIGKRVAIKVLRRDLASRPESAERFLREARAVNQVDHPNVVDVFALGRLADGRLYLVMDLLDGESLRATLAAGALPAARALVILEQVAAALDAAHDKGVIHRDLKPDNIVLTGPSDRPTAHVLDFGIAKLVADAQGDAVATLTGQGAWLGTPAYMAPEQWTADGATAASDRYALGVLAFELITGKAPFHAPSLPAMMEQHFRAAVPSVTTAAGAALPAGLDRVFARALAKEPSARPASARLLVEELAAALAGRGVVASRGRARWIGGAGAAVLLAGGAVLVLGRDAARPPGGAPAPAPKPVITAGVAIVTSPAGAIVTRGGQRVGETPVTVPAATGETVAIELSLPGYVAVARQLTVGDGPAELRVDLARASGFDGVWRLPEGELRAFERRDDQVAGFRLRAPGDPREFLRFFTFAPARPGAVAFTATEPFVVEEAPDEPSCNIPLRAEYVYRPADDQLEVRRERAKYTVAGGRCTLEATAWSEPRPLVRIAAASTDGAWAESRAGAAAPVAAVVIGGDQAGNGDSANRPPSVGDAKPAPKPQRKPVVSAAARGKPTAIKPEPNQAKANVPTSVAPLQAPSQAQPPAPQDDNNIQGDGPIQAQVPAQMPDPEQKQAPVRK from the coding sequence ATGGCGGCCGACTCGCTCGGGCAGGAGCCGACGGTGCTGGCGAGCGGCGTGCCGCTGGTCGACGGCGAGGTGATCGCTGCGGGCACGCACGCGGGTGACTACGTGATCGAACGCACGATCGGCGCCGGCGGCATGGGCGAGGTCTACGCCGGCCGCCATCCGGTGATCGGCAAGCGTGTGGCGATCAAGGTGCTGCGCCGCGACCTGGCCAGCCGCCCCGAGTCGGCCGAGCGGTTCCTGCGCGAGGCCCGGGCGGTCAACCAGGTCGATCACCCCAACGTCGTCGACGTGTTCGCGCTCGGCCGCCTGGCCGACGGCCGGCTGTACCTGGTGATGGATCTGCTCGACGGCGAGTCGCTGCGTGCGACCCTGGCGGCGGGCGCGCTGCCAGCGGCCCGGGCGCTGGTGATCCTCGAGCAGGTCGCCGCCGCGCTCGACGCGGCGCACGACAAGGGCGTGATCCACCGCGACCTCAAGCCCGACAACATCGTGCTCACCGGGCCCAGCGATCGTCCCACGGCCCACGTGCTCGACTTCGGGATCGCCAAGCTGGTGGCTGACGCCCAGGGTGACGCGGTCGCGACCTTGACCGGGCAGGGGGCGTGGCTGGGCACGCCGGCGTACATGGCGCCCGAGCAGTGGACCGCGGACGGCGCGACGGCGGCCTCGGACCGGTACGCGCTGGGCGTGCTGGCGTTCGAGCTGATCACCGGCAAGGCGCCGTTTCACGCGCCGAGCCTGCCGGCGATGATGGAGCAGCACTTCCGCGCGGCGGTGCCGTCGGTCACCACCGCGGCCGGCGCGGCGTTGCCGGCCGGGCTCGATCGCGTGTTCGCGCGGGCGCTGGCCAAGGAGCCGAGCGCGCGGCCCGCGAGCGCGCGGCTCCTGGTCGAGGAGCTCGCGGCCGCGCTGGCCGGGCGCGGCGTCGTCGCGAGCCGCGGGCGCGCGCGCTGGATCGGCGGCGCCGGCGCGGCGGTGCTGCTCGCGGGCGGCGCGGTGCTGGTGCTCGGGCGCGACGCGGCGCGACCACCGGGCGGCGCGCCGGCGCCCGCGCCGAAGCCGGTGATCACGGCTGGCGTCGCGATCGTGACCTCCCCCGCGGGGGCGATCGTCACCCGCGGCGGGCAGCGGGTCGGCGAGACCCCGGTGACCGTGCCGGCGGCGACCGGCGAGACCGTGGCGATCGAGCTGTCGCTGCCGGGCTACGTGGCGGTGGCGCGCCAGCTCACCGTCGGAGATGGCCCGGCCGAGCTGCGGGTCGACCTGGCCCGCGCGAGCGGCTTCGACGGCGTGTGGCGCCTGCCCGAGGGTGAGCTCCGCGCGTTCGAGCGTCGCGACGATCAGGTCGCGGGCTTCCGGCTCCGCGCGCCCGGCGATCCGCGGGAGTTCCTGCGGTTCTTCACGTTCGCGCCGGCGCGCCCGGGCGCGGTCGCGTTCACCGCCACCGAGCCGTTCGTGGTCGAGGAGGCGCCCGACGAGCCGTCGTGCAACATCCCGCTGCGCGCCGAGTACGTCTATCGCCCGGCCGACGATCAGCTCGAGGTGCGCCGCGAGCGCGCGAAATACACAGTGGCGGGTGGCCGCTGCACGCTCGAGGCGACCGCCTGGTCCGAGCCTCGGCCGCTGGTCCGGATCGCCGCGGCCTCGACCGACGGGGCCTGGGCCGAGTCGCGCGCCGGTGCGGCGGCGCCGGTCGCGGCGGTCGTCATCGGCGGGGACCAGGCCGGCAACGGAGACAGCGCGAACCGTCCGCCGAGCGTCGGCGACGCCAAGCCCGCACCGAAACCGCAACGCAAGCCGGTGGTCAGCGCGGCGGCCCGCGGCAAGCCGACGGCGATCAAGCCAGAGCCCAACCAGGCGAAGGCAAATGTGCCCACGTCGGTCGCGCCATTGCAGGCGCCGAGTCAGGCCCAGCCGCCCGCGCCGCAGGATGACAACAACATCCAGGGCGACGGACCGATCCAGGCCCAGGTGCCTGCGCAGATGCCGGACCCCGAGCAGAAGCAAGCGCCCGTTCGGAAGTAG
- the recJ gene encoding single-stranded-DNA-specific exonuclease RecJ, whose amino-acid sequence MQVRSLDETAVARLAARLRVRSATARCLIGRGFDAERAPAFLDPRLARLRPPEGDAPMAGFATAADRVTRAVLRGERIAVFGDYDVDGVTTCALLTSFLRACGAEVIARVARRDEGYGFGAAAAAELVAGGPGLIITGDCGTSDVPSILTARAAGIDVVVVDHHTVPDRGVHPAVALVNPHRSDSLFPFRGMASVGIAFYLAAAVRTRLAGQGHFHGRAAPDPRDLLDLVALGTIADLVPLADENRILATAGLRLATERKRPGLAALLTAAGVAPERAVDEHVLAWKLSPRLNAPGRLGDAAPALELLLATADEAEAKAAVLEAANAARRVAQDAATVEALAAIGDEPGPAIVVASDRWLPGVVGIVAAKLVDRFARPAFVIAIDPATGVGRGSARTAGGVDLYRTLAACAPLLERFGGHAAAAGLTVRASEVDRLREALGAAVLAEGSGPVVSGHDADAELGLAEIDEALVGELAQLGPFGQDNPEPRLVARRLEVLTSRRVGDGSHVKLELRCPRTGTVRGAIGFGFGERDPGVGATVDVAFRPTASAWNGRTRVELELRDLVRA is encoded by the coding sequence GTGCAGGTGCGCTCCCTCGACGAGACCGCGGTCGCGCGCCTGGCCGCGCGCCTGCGGGTCCGCTCGGCCACCGCGCGCTGTCTGATCGGCCGCGGGTTCGACGCGGAGCGCGCGCCGGCGTTCCTCGATCCGCGCCTGGCTCGGCTGCGCCCGCCCGAGGGCGACGCGCCGATGGCCGGCTTCGCCACCGCCGCCGATCGCGTGACCCGCGCGGTCCTCCGCGGCGAGCGCATCGCGGTGTTCGGCGACTACGACGTCGACGGCGTCACCACCTGCGCGCTGCTGACCAGCTTCCTGCGCGCGTGCGGCGCCGAGGTGATCGCGCGCGTGGCGCGGCGCGACGAGGGCTACGGCTTCGGCGCCGCGGCCGCCGCGGAGCTTGTCGCCGGCGGCCCCGGGCTCATCATCACCGGGGACTGCGGCACCAGCGACGTGCCGTCGATCCTGACCGCCCGGGCCGCCGGCATCGACGTGGTCGTCGTCGACCATCACACCGTGCCGGATCGCGGCGTCCACCCGGCGGTGGCGCTGGTCAACCCGCACCGCAGCGACTCGCTGTTCCCGTTCCGCGGCATGGCCTCGGTCGGCATCGCGTTCTACCTGGCCGCCGCCGTGCGCACCCGCCTCGCCGGGCAGGGCCACTTCCACGGCCGCGCCGCGCCGGATCCGCGCGACCTGCTCGACCTGGTGGCGCTCGGGACGATCGCCGACCTGGTGCCGCTGGCCGACGAGAACCGCATCCTCGCGACCGCCGGCCTGCGCCTCGCCACCGAGCGCAAGCGGCCCGGCCTGGCGGCGCTCTTGACCGCGGCCGGGGTCGCGCCCGAGCGCGCGGTCGACGAGCACGTGCTGGCGTGGAAGCTGTCGCCGCGGCTCAACGCCCCGGGCCGGCTCGGCGACGCGGCGCCCGCGCTCGAGCTCCTGCTCGCGACCGCCGACGAGGCCGAGGCCAAGGCCGCGGTGCTCGAGGCCGCCAACGCCGCGCGCCGGGTGGCCCAGGACGCCGCGACGGTCGAGGCGCTCGCCGCGATCGGCGACGAGCCCGGGCCGGCGATCGTGGTCGCGAGCGATCGCTGGCTGCCGGGCGTGGTCGGCATCGTCGCCGCCAAGCTGGTCGATCGGTTCGCGCGCCCGGCGTTCGTGATCGCGATCGATCCCGCGACCGGCGTCGGCCGCGGCTCGGCGCGCACCGCCGGCGGCGTCGACCTGTACCGCACGCTCGCGGCGTGCGCGCCGCTGCTCGAGCGCTTCGGCGGCCACGCCGCCGCCGCCGGCCTGACCGTGCGCGCCAGCGAGGTCGACCGGCTGCGCGAGGCGCTCGGCGCCGCGGTCCTGGCCGAGGGCTCGGGCCCGGTGGTGAGCGGGCACGACGCCGACGCCGAGCTCGGGCTGGCCGAGATCGACGAGGCGCTGGTGGGCGAGCTCGCGCAGCTCGGGCCGTTCGGCCAGGACAACCCCGAGCCGCGGCTGGTCGCGCGCCGGCTCGAGGTCCTGACCAGCCGCCGGGTCGGCGACGGCTCGCACGTCAAGCTCGAGCTGCGCTGCCCGCGCACCGGCACCGTGCGCGGCGCGATCGGTTTCGGCTTCGGCGAGCGCGACCCCGGCGTCGGCGCGACGGTCGACGTCGCGTTCCGGCCGACCGCGTCGGCGTGGAACGGGCGCACCCGGGTCGAGCTCGAGCTGCGCGACCTCGTCCGCGCCTGA
- a CDS encoding ABC transporter ATP-binding protein has translation MCEVRLTGISKRYDGAKATRAVIERLDLTFPSGELVVLIGPSGCGKSTTLRIVAGLEEPTSGSVWIDGKDVTNLPPAQRDLAMVFQSYALYPHMTVFENLAFALRIRRSPEAEITARVTEVAEALGLTPYLERRPKALSGGQRQRVAIGRAVVRRPKVFLFDEPLSNLDAKLRGEMRREIARIHRDAGATSLYVTHDQIEAMTLADRIVVLRDGEVQQVGSPLDIYQRPANRFVAGFFGTPTMNFLDAAVTDDDAGHRARGLGFAVPAPAQIGGAVVLGIRPEDVTLEPAGDRVPLPGAVSLREVLGAEVVLHVTSPAGDVTVRAPAQTPARTGDAVTVYLDPGALHWFDAGSQQRVAA, from the coding sequence ATGTGTGAAGTCCGGCTGACCGGTATCAGCAAGCGCTACGACGGGGCCAAGGCTACGCGCGCCGTCATCGAGCGCCTCGATCTGACGTTCCCGTCGGGGGAGCTGGTCGTGCTGATCGGGCCGTCGGGCTGCGGCAAGTCCACGACCCTGCGGATCGTCGCCGGCCTCGAGGAGCCGACCTCAGGCTCGGTGTGGATCGACGGCAAGGACGTCACCAACCTGCCGCCGGCGCAGCGCGACCTGGCGATGGTGTTCCAGAGCTACGCGCTGTACCCGCACATGACCGTGTTCGAGAACCTCGCGTTCGCGCTGCGCATCCGGCGCTCGCCCGAGGCCGAGATCACCGCGCGCGTGACCGAGGTCGCCGAGGCGCTGGGCCTGACGCCGTACCTCGAGCGGCGGCCCAAGGCGCTGTCGGGTGGCCAGCGCCAGCGCGTCGCGATCGGCCGCGCGGTCGTGCGGCGGCCCAAGGTGTTCTTGTTCGATGAGCCGCTGTCGAACCTCGACGCCAAGCTCCGGGGCGAGATGCGGCGCGAGATCGCGCGCATCCACCGCGACGCCGGGGCGACGTCGCTCTACGTCACCCACGATCAGATCGAGGCGATGACCCTGGCCGACCGGATCGTGGTCCTGCGCGACGGCGAGGTCCAGCAGGTCGGCAGCCCGCTCGACATCTACCAGCGCCCGGCCAACCGGTTCGTCGCCGGGTTCTTCGGCACGCCGACGATGAACTTCCTCGACGCCGCGGTCACCGACGACGACGCCGGCCACCGCGCCCGCGGCCTGGGCTTCGCGGTGCCGGCCCCGGCGCAGATCGGCGGCGCCGTGGTCCTGGGCATCCGCCCCGAGGACGTCACGCTCGAGCCCGCCGGCGATCGCGTGCCGCTGCCGGGCGCGGTGTCGCTGCGCGAGGTGCTGGGCGCCGAGGTGGTCCTGCACGTGACCTCGCCCGCCGGCGACGTGACCGTCCGCGCGCCGGCCCAGACCCCGGCCCGCACCGGCGACGCCGTCACGGTCTACCTCGACCCCGGCGCGCTGCACTGGTTCGACGCCGGCAGCCAGCAGCGCGTGGCCGCATGA
- a CDS encoding sugar ABC transporter permease: protein MIVLVVVPFAVGLTLGFYDHHHGRWTFVGLANFKRILSGDGHSLSDPLNFWFILGVTLAWTFVNVLLHVTFGTLFALILRQPWLRAKGAWRVLLIVPWAVPNYITALIWKGMFAGEYGAINSILSGLGLDRVSWFSSWATAFSANVATNTWLGFPFMMVVALGALESIPKELEEAAEVDGASSWQRFREITLPHLKPALGPAIVLGSIWTFNMFNVIELVSGGKPGGSTDILVTDAYRWAFERGEQYGMAAALGTIIFLLLRAWTLIGRGLTKGDEDPRP, encoded by the coding sequence ATGATCGTCCTGGTCGTGGTGCCGTTCGCGGTCGGCCTGACGCTCGGCTTCTACGACCACCACCACGGGCGCTGGACCTTCGTCGGCCTCGCCAACTTCAAGCGCATCCTGTCGGGCGACGGCCACAGCCTGTCCGACCCGCTCAACTTCTGGTTCATCCTCGGCGTGACCCTGGCGTGGACGTTCGTGAACGTGCTCCTGCACGTCACGTTCGGCACGCTCTTCGCCTTGATCCTTCGCCAGCCGTGGCTCCGGGCCAAGGGCGCGTGGCGGGTGCTCCTGATCGTGCCGTGGGCGGTGCCCAACTACATCACCGCGCTGATCTGGAAGGGCATGTTCGCCGGCGAGTACGGCGCGATCAACTCGATCCTGTCGGGCCTCGGCCTCGACCGCGTGTCGTGGTTCTCGTCGTGGGCGACCGCGTTCTCGGCCAACGTCGCCACCAACACCTGGCTGGGCTTCCCGTTCATGATGGTCGTGGCGCTGGGCGCGCTCGAGTCGATCCCGAAGGAGCTCGAGGAGGCGGCCGAGGTCGACGGCGCCAGCTCGTGGCAGCGGTTCCGCGAGATCACCCTGCCCCACCTCAAGCCGGCGCTGGGTCCGGCGATCGTGCTCGGCTCGATCTGGACGTTCAACATGTTCAACGTCATCGAGCTGGTGTCAGGCGGCAAGCCCGGCGGCTCGACCGACATCCTCGTCACCGACGCCTACCGCTGGGCGTTCGAGCGCGGCGAGCAGTACGGCATGGCGGCGGCGCTGGGCACGATCATCTTCCTGTTGCTGCGGGCCTGGACGCTGATCGGCCGCGGCCTGACCAAGGGCGACGAGGACCCACGGCCATGA
- a CDS encoding sugar ABC transporter permease gives MSVRRPRLPIVLGAHALLAIATMTVLYPVMLVVKKAFEPGRQFALSPSPIPRHVTLEHFRTLLSSRGSHGQLAFLHHTISSLAVAIATTVVGIALSCTAAYSLSRFRFPGRKTALTSFLVVQMFPASLLMIPLYVLLHELGLLNSLSGLVLVYSTTAIPFCVWTLKGYFDSLPRELFEAARVDGAGPIRIFWTIVLPLARPGIAVTALFSFMTAWNEFILAQTFLTDEGKYTLPVMLKSSVGQFTADWGVFAAGALLTSLPVMALFFVVQKYLVGGLTAGAVKG, from the coding sequence ATGAGCGTCCGCCGCCCCCGCCTGCCGATCGTGCTGGGCGCGCACGCGCTCCTGGCGATCGCCACGATGACCGTGCTGTACCCGGTCATGCTGGTCGTCAAGAAGGCGTTCGAGCCCGGCCGCCAGTTTGCGCTGTCGCCGTCGCCGATCCCGCGCCACGTGACGCTCGAGCACTTCCGGACCCTGCTCAGCTCGCGCGGCAGCCACGGCCAGCTCGCGTTCCTCCACCACACGATCAGCTCGCTCGCGGTCGCGATCGCCACCACCGTCGTCGGCATCGCGCTGTCGTGCACCGCCGCCTACTCGCTGTCGCGGTTCCGGTTCCCCGGCCGCAAGACCGCGCTCACCAGCTTCCTGGTGGTGCAGATGTTCCCGGCGTCGCTCCTGATGATCCCGCTGTACGTGCTCTTGCACGAGCTCGGGCTGCTCAACTCGCTCTCGGGCCTGGTGCTGGTCTACTCGACCACCGCGATCCCGTTCTGCGTGTGGACGCTCAAGGGCTACTTCGACAGCCTGCCACGCGAGCTGTTCGAGGCGGCGCGGGTCGACGGCGCCGGGCCGATCCGGATCTTCTGGACGATCGTCTTGCCCCTGGCCCGGCCCGGCATCGCGGTGACGGCGCTGTTCTCGTTCATGACCGCGTGGAACGAGTTCATCCTGGCCCAGACGTTCCTCACCGACGAGGGCAAGTACACGCTGCCGGTGATGCTGAAGTCGTCGGTCGGTCAGTTCACGGCCGACTGGGGCGTGTTCGCGGCCGGCGCGCTCCTGACCAGCCTGCCGGTGATGGCGCTGTTCTTCGTCGTGCAGAAGTACCTGGTCGGCGGGCTCACCGCCGGCGCCGTCAAGGGCTGA